The window TTGCCTGACCCAGCTCTGTATATGGATATTTTTCCAAAGTTTTTCAGAAATTCAATCCCCTGATCCGCATCTTCAGCAGATATTTGCAGGTCAGCGCGGGCACCTTTAATATATCGAGTCAAGGGATCCTGGCCAGCGTACTCCTCTTCAAGCAACCAGGGCATTGTCAGTGCATGCTTGTGGTTAACATGCGTAAAAAAGGTATCAAGATGCAGGAAAAGATACCTTAAGTTTGCCAAAGCAGCGCTTAGTCCCTGGTCTGATCCACGTGAAAGATAATCAGTCTGATGAACCTGCACAGCAACAACATCCATCCCCAGCCTTTTTGCCAGCATTGGAGCAGCCCGCGGATCAGTACGCTGACCTGTTCCTATAAACATGGTCTGTTCGTCAACAACCTGGGCGTCTCCACCTTCCAGAATTATTCCCTCGCTGACCGCGTCAAAAACTACTGGAAATTCTGAAAGCATGGGGGAGTGCAACAAGGCAAACCTCAAAACTTTGTTTTCCCGATGCCGCCTGTTGGAAAAGGCATTGCAGACCACCAAACCTTTTGGAGTCATAACTCCAGCATCCCTGGTCCATATTGATGAGCTGGTATCGTTAAAAAAGTTGCGATAAGTTCCGTCATTCCAAAGCTTGTATTGATATGTGCGGTCGCGTCCAAGCAGTGTCTCAGCCGTAACCTTGTCTGCACTGCCGGATAATCTGGGATGAGCTACGCTTAGCCATGACTGCCAGCTCCCTGATTTTCTGGCCTCTTCAATGGCGCTTTCCAGAATGACTTGAAGTTCCAGAGTTTCTGCTCCACTTTCACGGAGCAGACTAAGCAGTAAGGAGTGCTGCTGCACAGATGCCTCAATATCCTGTTCAAGATAAGGAGTCAGGGAGCTGCTTGTACGATCCACAAGGTAGTCGTCCAAAGTAGGACTGTGTACAAGAACTCGCTTGAGTATGCCTATATCGTTTTGGACAAAGGCATGGCTGGTTCCAAAAGCTGAATTAAGTGGAACAGCTATTCCGGTTAGAGTAAAAGCCGCAGACAAAGCTGCACCAGCGCTTAGTTTTAAAGCTGTTCTGCGATTCATTTTGGATTTTATGAAACTGTCCATATATATTCTCCATAAACTGGTTCATACTTGAGTGTTCAAAGTTCCCGGATCTTCATTCCTGGGCGTAAGAGATAAAGTCAATAAATTTGAATACATACCTGTCCAGAAAGACATATTGATCTGCCAAAAACGCTAATAAAAGGGTCACTCAACGTAAACCCGGAAACGATCATCAGGAGAACCTGCAAAGAAAACATAACTTCCATTAGGAACATAGACAGATCCGGTGTCCACCACGCTGTCATAAAGCATGTCTGTAAGGCTTGTCACAATAACCCGACCTTCATCAGGCTTTTGAAATCTGAGAACCAGGTCATCCTCAATCCTCAGCCATTCATTGAAACCGTCTCTGCCGATCCTGACGCTGGCAGCCAGATTTCCAAAGGGAATAGAGCTTATCTGTATACCTTTAAAATCATCTGCAAGAGAAAACAGGAAGTTTTGATGCAGAGACCATAAGCTTTCCTGATATTCGGTAAAAAGAAAACCTGATTGATCGCGAAACGCTGTTGCCGCCATGCGGGCGGAAAAGTCCCCGTCAACTTGTTTTATCCCGTTAAAATCAAGATAGCCGGGAAGCTCTGGATGCATCAGTGATCGTGCAGGAAATACGTAAACGTCATTAATGTACGCAGGCGCATTTCTGACCAGCCATACCTTATTGTGAAGGTCTTCCTTGAGTTGCCGGGGCTGTTCTGCGGGCTTAAGTTTCTGGTACATGAGACGATCAAACTCGTACGGATATTCTCCGCTTATGACTATATAATCGTTGTCCTCAACAGTTGTGAAATACACCTCCAAGTTGGCGTCAAAATTAAAAAAAGACCCGTTGTTGTAGGTGAAGGGCATTGTTGGCCCGGCAAGCCCAGGGTATGACATCCCGTCTGGCTGCGGAATAATGAGCAGGAGCTCATCATCTCTGTCAAAGCTTATCTGCACCAGGTCGCCTCCAGTGTAGTATCCCTCATAATCCAGAATATAGTCTGGAATTGGTTCTGGAAGTACCGGCTTTGTCGGGGTTTCTTCAGAAATTTTTTCCATCAGTCCCTTGTCCAGCATCAGCCCGTCCAGGACGGGGCGGGTCAGAGCTTCGACGGATGCTCTGCCTGATATGCTCAGAGCAACCACAAGCCTTTCCTGGGGTATAACCTGCAGATTGGTTGAATAGAATCCAGTACCACCGGTTTTGGCCAGTACCTGGAAGCCCTTCTCCAGATACCCCGGAAGCTCTGAATAGTCCCAGCCGAATGCATTCATCATCTGCCTCCCCCTGAGCTTGTCGGAAAAGGCAGTCGGCTGTGAGGACAAGAGCATCTCAAGGGAGCTGTCCGAGAGGATCCGGCCCGGTCCTTGCGGAGTAAGACTGTCTCCGAAACGGCAAAGATCTTCTGCGGTAGATGATAAACCTCCGGCACCATAAACAGGGAAGACCTCCCGTGGATACTTTACCCCTGTTTCCGTCGCAAAGTACTCAGCCACATTGACCCCGCCGCTTTCTCCGATACTGGCCCCGGTGTTCACCATACTCAGAGGTATGAAGATTCTTTGCGTCAAAAACTCAAGATAGCCCAGGCCGGAAACACGCTCAACAATCATCTCAGCCAGGGTGAAGCCATCGTTGCAGTAAATGGACATGACACCCGGGTCATGCTTAAGGTGGCTGAGCCCAAGAATTTGCAGCATGACTTGATGCATGCCATGGTCCGGCTCGTATCCAAAGTAAAACGAAGAACCAGGCAGGCCGGAGGAGTGGTTGAAGAGCATCCTCACGGTGATGTCCCTGTAACGCTCATCCTGCATGGTAAATTCAGGAAGATAGGTCTTGACTGGTTCGTCCAGGACTATTCTGCCTTCGTCCACCAGCATCAGGATGGCCACCGCTGCAAACATCTTGCTGGTAGAGCCGATGTTGAACCGTGTATTGGCATCCACTGGCCGGTTGGTGGCCCGGTCCGCCACGCCTATACCCTCGGAATAGACAATTTCACCATGGTCCATGATGGCAACAGTGGCGCCGCTGCCCATGCCTGAGGTAATGGCCTTCCAGATGGTCTCCCTGGCCGCTGTCACAGCGTTGGCATACTCTGATGAAGCCTCCTTGTCAGCGGCTTTGAGACCGGTTCCGGGGAGAAGGACAAAAAAAGTCAAACATAAGGCTAAAAAGGCAATACATCTTTGTCTAAGCATTGTTTATCTCCATGTAATAAAAAAAATGTTCTGTAATATTTTAGACCTTTTGATGCGGGCAGACCTTCTCCTTTACAGAATCCAGGATTAATGGCTGTGATCAAACGGTTTCCTGCTTACAGTGAATAATGTCAAAAAAATATTGACTTTCTCTTGTCCAGGCGAGTCAACCCAAGGAAACGGGCTTTTTGTTTGAGTTCCTCCACAACTGATCCAGGTACATTTTTCATAAGTTCGGGAAACTCTGCTGCATTGCCTGCAGGATGATACTGGCCCATAATATTTATATAAGTGTCAGCAGGCAGGTTCTGAGCTATAAAGTCCAGCCACATCTCTGATCCAGCCAGGTCATCCGGCATTACAAGGTGCCTTATCATCAGCCCCTTATAAGCTCTGCCCTTATCATCTATGATTAAAGAACCCATCTGCCTGTGCATTTCAAGAACAGCCTGTTTTGCTTTTTCAGGATAATCAGGTGCATGTGCATACTTATCCGCATGCCGGCTGTGGAAAAATTTGATGTCAGCAAGGTAAATATCTACAATGCCGTCAAGAAGTCTGAGGGAGCTCAGCTCGTCATAAGAGGATGTGTTGTAGACTAGGGGAATTTTTAGCCCTTTGCTGGAGGCGATGAGTATACTTTTTAAAATTGGCAGGATCACATGGGAAGGGGTGACCAGATTGATATTTTCAGCCCCACTGCTCTGCAGATCAAGAAATATTTCTGCAAGATCGCTATGTGAATATTCCTTAAAGCCTGAAGTATTGCAGCTTATGTCGAAATTCTGGCAGAAAGTACAACCCAGGTTGCAATGAGCAAAGAAAACCGTGCCTGAACCTCCCCGGCCCACAAGGGGGCTTTCTTCTCCAAAGTGCAGGTTGTACGAAGCTACCTGTGCATATCTTTCAGTGCTGCAAAAGCCTGTTTCACCATCCAGCCGGTTAACCTCACATTTCCTGGGGCAAAGGGTACAGGACAAGGAAATTTGTTCAGCCTGTGTGATTTTGTCAGCAATACGGCCGTCTTTAAGAGAGTTGATATATAATGGTACTGCTGTCATGATGAAGAGCCCTCTATCATTGAACAAATTGATTACAATGCTATCAAGATGAAAACATGCCGGAGACTGAGCTCAAGACTGCTTGATTTCGGCTTGTTCAATGGGATCAAATCCCAGTTCAGTTAAAATATAATTAAGACGCTGAACATGGACTGGCTTCACAAGATAGGCATCTGCTCCACCATCATACATGGCTTTTTTGACATTTTGCTCGTCTCCGAGGGCTGTGAGCATGATTATCCTTACCAGCTGGGAGCGTTCAACGCCCTGTGACATCTCAAAATCACGTATCTGCCTTAAGGCCTGCTGACCATCAACTCCAGGCATCATAATGTCCAGCAGAATAAGATCGTATGGCTGCTGAGAAGTCCAGGCCCTGCGAAAAGCGTCCATCGCTGCTTTTCCATCCGTGACCTCTTCACATTCTCCATATGATTTCATAAGTCTTTTTAATACCATTCTGCTGTAAAACTGATCCTCAACAATTAGTACTCTCATGTTAGTCCTCCTTGAATCCATTACCGGACCCTGAAGGTAATCCTTAACATAAAAACTGACTACTGTAGGCCGTTTCCACCTTATAGATGATTAGACGGATTTACTCCTGTAAGCAGACACTAATAAATTTAGATAAAGATAACCTCAGTGCCGATTCCTCCCTTGGTGAAAATTTCCAGAATAATGGAATTTTCCACCCTGCCATCAATAATATGCGCCTTTTCAACGCCTTCTTCAATGGCTTCAAGACAGCATTTGAGCTTGGGGATCATACCGCCTGAAGCCGCACCGGATTCAATAATTTCCACTGCCTCCCTTCTGGTCAGAGAGGAAAATTTCTGACCTTCAGCAGACTTGACCCCATCAACATCGGTCAGCAAAATAAGTTTTCTGGCCTTAAGGGCCGAAGCTACTGCACCGGCAACAGAGTCAGCGTTGATATTATATGTTTCCCCATATCTATCCACACCTACAGGGGCTATGATGGGGATAAATCCCTGATTTTGAACTGCCACAATAAGCCTGTTGTCAATATCAATGACCTCACCCACTTTGCCAAGATCAATAATTTCGGGAGGAGCATTTTTTTTGTCAATAATCATTTCCAGCTTGCGGGCCATAATGGTCTGTCCATCTTTGCCTGAAAGACCAACAGCCCTGCCCCCATTGAGATTGATTAAATTGACTATCTCCTTGTTGACCTTGCCCACGAGAACCATTTCCACTACATCCATGGTGGCCTCATCCGTGACCCTAAGGCCCTGGCGAAACTGACAGGCAATGTTGAGCTGTTCAAGCATGCGGCCGATCTGGGGGCCGCCTCCGTGAACTATGACCGGATTAATGCCAATATACTTAAGTAGAATCACATTAAGAGCGAAACTTTTTTTCAAGTTTTGATCAATCATGGCGTGGCCACCATACTTGATGACCACGGTCTGTCCATAAAACTCCTTGATATAAGGCATGGCTTCCAGAAGTATTCTGGCTTTGTAAGCCGCGCTTTGAGTATCTATTCCGGTCATAATCCTGCCTTTATTGTAGAAATTATGTCTCAGTTTAGCGCTTTGCATGTGGCATGGCTTCCTGCCCGGAGGCATACAGCCCGGAGGGAGACTGGCTCTTCCTGAACCCGCTTGTCCCAAAAATAAGATATTTTCAGCACAAAATGATGCTCAAGTGGGTCCAGGAGTGCCTGTCCCCTGCTTTCCTTAAAAGAGCTAAACAGATACGAAATTATAACATGCTGATTTTGCTGTCTGTATGTTTCAAATTACTTGTTAATACCTCACCCGGGGGGCATGGCCGGAACGTTTTTAAAGAATGTATCTTGAGAGATCTTTGTCAGCCTGCACATCCTTCAGCTGATCCAGAACGTAATCTTTATCAGCAGTTATCTTCTGACCTCCCATCTCCGGAGCTTTAAAGGACAGTTCCTGCAACAGCTTTTCCATAATGGTGTAAAGCCTTCTGGCTCCTATATTTTCAGTTTCATCATTAACTTTCTGGGCAAAACTGGAAAGCTCAAGCAGAGATTCATCCGTGAAATCAAGGGTGATGCCTTCTGTTTCCAACAGGGCTTTATATTGTTTTGTCAAAGCGTTTTGAGGTTCTGTAAGAATTCTGTAAAAATCTTCACTGGTCAACGCGGTCAGTTCCACCCTGAGGGGAAAGCGCCCCTGAAGCTCAGGAACCAGGTCTGAAGGCTTGGAATAATGAAAGGCTCCGGCAGCAATGAATAAAATATGATCAGTTCTGATCATGCCGTATTTGGTGTTAACCACACAACCTTCCACCACAGGCAGAAGATCTCGCTGCACGCCTTCTCGTGATACTTCAGCTCTGGAGCCTTTATCGCCGCCGCAGACCTTATCAATTTCATCAATAAAGACGATGCCGCTTTGCTCCACTCTTTCCCGGGCAATCTCGGTTACCTTGTCCATATCCACCAGCCTTTCAGATTCCTCCTGCACCAGAATCTCATAGGCATTTCTTACCTTTACTTTCTTGGTCTTGGTCTTTTTGGGAAAAACCCGGCTAAACATATCACGAAACTGCATTTCCATGTCCTCAAGCCCGGGCATAGCCATTATTTCCACATTGGCGCCTGTCTTGACATCAACTTCAACAACCCTGTCATCAAGCTTGCCGTCTCTCCAGAGTTTCCGAAGCTTTTCCCTGGTCCGGTCATGCTGTTCTTCTGCCTGAGCAGCAGGCGGGGGCACCAGGACCTCATCACCAGCCGGTTGCGCTTGTGGTTGAGACTGCTGGAAATTCTGATGAGCAGGGGCTGGTGTTTTTTTAGGAGGAAGCAGAAGATCTAACAGTCTTTCTTCAGCATTGGCCTCAGCTTTGGACTGGACCTTTTTTCTTTCCTCTTCCCTGACCATGTTAATGCCTATCTCCATGAGATCTCTTATCATGGATTCCACGTCCCGGCCCACATAGCCTACCTCTGTAAACTTTGTGGCTTCAACTTTGAAAAAAGGCGAACCAGCCAGTTTGGCCAGACGTCTGGCAATCTCGGTTTTTCCAACACCGGTTGGCCCGATCATTATAATGTTCTTAGGTGCTATTTCCTCTCTTAATTCAGGATCAAGCTGCTGCCTGCGCCATCTGTTGCGCAAGGCAATAGCCACCATGCGTTTGGCATCATCCTGCCCGATAATAAATTTATCCAACTCTGATACAATTTCCCTTGGAGTAAGTGTGGTACTCATTAAAACCTGTCCTTTCAGTCTATTTTTTCCAGTATGATTTTGTCATTGGTATATACACATATTTCTGCTGCAATCTTCATGGATTTCTCCACGATTTCCGAGGCCTTGAGTTGAGAATTTTCACTCATGGCCCGGGCAGCAGCCAGGGCATAAGCACCGCCCGACCCTATGGCAGCTATGCCGTCATCCGGCTCAATAACATCTCCGTTGCCAGTAATTATCAGCACATTGTTCTTATCCGCTACAATAAGCATGGCTTCAAGCCGGCGCAGATACTTATCCATGCGCCATTCCTTGGCCAGTTCAACGCTGG is drawn from Desulfonatronovibrio magnus and contains these coding sequences:
- the hslV gene encoding ATP-dependent protease subunit HslV; its protein translation is MELKGTTILAVKKDQAVAMAGDGQVTFGQAMVMKHTARKVRRMYNDQIIAGFAGATADAFTLFERFEARLEEYRGNLLRASVELAKEWRMDKYLRRLEAMLIVADKNNVLIITGNGDVIEPDDGIAAIGSGGAYALAAARAMSENSQLKASEIVEKSMKIAAEICVYTNDKIILEKID
- the hslU gene encoding ATP-dependent protease ATPase subunit HslU — translated: MSTTLTPREIVSELDKFIIGQDDAKRMVAIALRNRWRRQQLDPELREEIAPKNIIMIGPTGVGKTEIARRLAKLAGSPFFKVEATKFTEVGYVGRDVESMIRDLMEIGINMVREEERKKVQSKAEANAEERLLDLLLPPKKTPAPAHQNFQQSQPQAQPAGDEVLVPPPAAQAEEQHDRTREKLRKLWRDGKLDDRVVEVDVKTGANVEIMAMPGLEDMEMQFRDMFSRVFPKKTKTKKVKVRNAYEILVQEESERLVDMDKVTEIARERVEQSGIVFIDEIDKVCGGDKGSRAEVSREGVQRDLLPVVEGCVVNTKYGMIRTDHILFIAAGAFHYSKPSDLVPELQGRFPLRVELTALTSEDFYRILTEPQNALTKQYKALLETEGITLDFTDESLLELSSFAQKVNDETENIGARRLYTIMEKLLQELSFKAPEMGGQKITADKDYVLDQLKDVQADKDLSRYIL
- a CDS encoding serine hydrolase domain-containing protein; translated protein: MLRQRCIAFLALCLTFFVLLPGTGLKAADKEASSEYANAVTAARETIWKAITSGMGSGATVAIMDHGEIVYSEGIGVADRATNRPVDANTRFNIGSTSKMFAAVAILMLVDEGRIVLDEPVKTYLPEFTMQDERYRDITVRMLFNHSSGLPGSSFYFGYEPDHGMHQVMLQILGLSHLKHDPGVMSIYCNDGFTLAEMIVERVSGLGYLEFLTQRIFIPLSMVNTGASIGESGGVNVAEYFATETGVKYPREVFPVYGAGGLSSTAEDLCRFGDSLTPQGPGRILSDSSLEMLLSSQPTAFSDKLRGRQMMNAFGWDYSELPGYLEKGFQVLAKTGGTGFYSTNLQVIPQERLVVALSISGRASVEALTRPVLDGLMLDKGLMEKISEETPTKPVLPEPIPDYILDYEGYYTGGDLVQISFDRDDELLLIIPQPDGMSYPGLAGPTMPFTYNNGSFFNFDANLEVYFTTVEDNDYIVISGEYPYEFDRLMYQKLKPAEQPRQLKEDLHNKVWLVRNAPAYINDVYVFPARSLMHPELPGYLDFNGIKQVDGDFSARMAATAFRDQSGFLFTEYQESLWSLHQNFLFSLADDFKGIQISSIPFGNLAASVRIGRDGFNEWLRIEDDLVLRFQKPDEGRVIVTSLTDMLYDSVVDTGSVYVPNGSYVFFAGSPDDRFRVYVE
- the argB gene encoding acetylglutamate kinase produces the protein MTGIDTQSAAYKARILLEAMPYIKEFYGQTVVIKYGGHAMIDQNLKKSFALNVILLKYIGINPVIVHGGGPQIGRMLEQLNIACQFRQGLRVTDEATMDVVEMVLVGKVNKEIVNLINLNGGRAVGLSGKDGQTIMARKLEMIIDKKNAPPEIIDLGKVGEVIDIDNRLIVAVQNQGFIPIIAPVGVDRYGETYNINADSVAGAVASALKARKLILLTDVDGVKSAEGQKFSSLTRREAVEIIESGAASGGMIPKLKCCLEAIEEGVEKAHIIDGRVENSIILEIFTKGGIGTEVIFI
- a CDS encoding radical SAM protein encodes the protein MTAVPLYINSLKDGRIADKITQAEQISLSCTLCPRKCEVNRLDGETGFCSTERYAQVASYNLHFGEESPLVGRGGSGTVFFAHCNLGCTFCQNFDISCNTSGFKEYSHSDLAEIFLDLQSSGAENINLVTPSHVILPILKSILIASSKGLKIPLVYNTSSYDELSSLRLLDGIVDIYLADIKFFHSRHADKYAHAPDYPEKAKQAVLEMHRQMGSLIIDDKGRAYKGLMIRHLVMPDDLAGSEMWLDFIAQNLPADTYINIMGQYHPAGNAAEFPELMKNVPGSVVEELKQKARFLGLTRLDKRKSIFF
- a CDS encoding arginine deiminase family protein, with the protein product MDSFIKSKMNRRTALKLSAGAALSAAFTLTGIAVPLNSAFGTSHAFVQNDIGILKRVLVHSPTLDDYLVDRTSSSLTPYLEQDIEASVQQHSLLLSLLRESGAETLELQVILESAIEEARKSGSWQSWLSVAHPRLSGSADKVTAETLLGRDRTYQYKLWNDGTYRNFFNDTSSSIWTRDAGVMTPKGLVVCNAFSNRRHRENKVLRFALLHSPMLSEFPVVFDAVSEGIILEGGDAQVVDEQTMFIGTGQRTDPRAAPMLAKRLGMDVVAVQVHQTDYLSRGSDQGLSAALANLRYLFLHLDTFFTHVNHKHALTMPWLLEEEYAGQDPLTRYIKGARADLQISAEDADQGIEFLKNFGKISIYRAGSGKKEDTGEMKLVDYIRSKGYKVTYVGGREPDDSADSFAFFLGRTLGELRRQAANVVATAPGKVIAYNGTPLTRAALEQDGIEVQTFEARELWAGHGGPHCLTMPLQRG
- a CDS encoding response regulator — encoded protein: MRVLIVEDQFYSRMVLKRLMKSYGECEEVTDGKAAMDAFRRAWTSQQPYDLILLDIMMPGVDGQQALRQIRDFEMSQGVERSQLVRIIMLTALGDEQNVKKAMYDGGADAYLVKPVHVQRLNYILTELGFDPIEQAEIKQS